The following proteins are co-located in the Hevea brasiliensis isolate MT/VB/25A 57/8 chromosome 11, ASM3005281v1, whole genome shotgun sequence genome:
- the LOC110673720 gene encoding polygalacturonase QRT3 isoform X2, with the protein MGMEPRMQTNNVLFCFLIIFLIHVHGEQSPLDDHGNHFHDQMRKMQAFKSSLIRRELVSCPSPSPSPSPSFSAPAPSPQAVVMNNPRVFEATSFGADPSGKLDSTEALEKAIAAAFQGPKELFLMNGITNLGGAHIHLQGGIYKISQPLRLPTVGAGNLMIGGGTLLASDDFPTDGGGGISVINSLRTSIDNCYITHFNTNGILVQQGHETYIRNSFLGQHITAGSDPGERKFSGIAINLMGNDNAVTDVVIFSAAIGIMVSGQANTLSGVHCYNKATSFGGTGIYLKLPNLTQTRILNCYLDYTRIIAEDPNQLTITNSFFLGDAYIVLKSVKGIAKRITIVDNMFSGSNKGIDIVQLEQSSVPFKEIDQVVVDRNNVQGMNIRATNARKSVQGNGTSWSVDFSPILLFPDLINHVQYSLRVNGNSFPNFALRNVSENKVVIESNIAVTARVFVMVNQAQL; encoded by the exons ATGGGAATGGAACCAAGAATGCAAACAAATAATGTTCTGTTCTGTTTCTTGATTATCTTCTTAATCCATGTCCATGGAGAGCAATCTCCACTTGATGATCACGGAAATCATTTCCATGATCAAATGCGAAAAATGCAAGCCTTTAAGTCTTCTTTAATCCGTCGTGAATTGGTTTCCTGTCCCtctccttctccttctccttctcctAGCTTTTCTGCTCCTGCTCCATCACCACag GCTGTTGTGATGAATAATCCAAGAGTGTTTGAAGCGACATCGTTTGGTGCAGATCCAAGTGGAAAGTTAGACAGCACAGAAGCACTTGAAAAAGCAATAGCAGCAGCATTTCAAGGTCCAAAAGAATTGTTCTTGATGAATGGAATCACTAATCTTGGAGGTGCTCATATTCATCTTCAGGGTGGAATTTACAAGATTTCTCAACCTCTGAGATTGCCTACTGTTGGAGCAGGGAACCTTATG ATTGGTGGAGGTACATTACTAGCCTCAGATGATTTTCCAACAGATGG GGGTGGAGGCATTTCTGTTATAAACTCACTTAGGACTAGCATAGACAACTGCTACATTACCCATTTCAACACTAACGGAATTTTAGTCCAACAAGGCCATGAAACCTACATCAGAAACTCATTTCTTGGCCAGCACATTACTGCCGGGTCCGATCCAGGCGAAAGGAAGTTTTCAGGCATAGCAATAAACCTCATGGGTAACGACAATGCCGTTACTGATGTCGTTATCTTTTCAGCTGCCATAGGAATAATGGTTTCTGGTCAGGCCAATACACTTTCGGGAGTACATTGTTATAATAAGGCCACAAGTTTTGGTGGAACAGGAATTTACCTGAAGCTGCCAAATCTAACTCAGACCAGGATTTTGAATTGTTATTTGGACTACACTAGAATTATTGCTGAAGACCCTAATCAACTTACCATTACTAACAGCTTTTTCCTAGGGGATGCATATATTGTCCTGAAATCGGTTAAAGGGATTGCAAAGAGAATCACCATTGTTGATAATATGTTTTCTGGGTCTAATAAAGGGATCGACATTGTTCAATTAGAGCAATCAAGTGTTCCTTTCAAGGAAATTGATCAAGTTGTGGTGGATAGGAATAATGTTCAAGGGATGAACATAAGGGCAACGAATGCTAGGAAGTCTGTTCAAGGGAATGGAACCTCATGGAGTGTTGATTTTAGtccaattctattatttcctgacCTTATCAATCATGTTCAATACTCGTTGAGAGTAAATGGCAACTCATTTCCTAATTTTGCTCTGCGCAATGTTTCCGAAAATAAGGTTGTAATCGAATCGAATATTGCAGTAACTGCTAGGGTTTTTGTCATGGTGAATCAAGCACAGCTGTAA
- the LOC110673720 gene encoding polygalacturonase QRT3 isoform X1 has product MGMEPRMQTNNVLFCFLIIFLIHVHGEQSPLDDHGNHFHDQMRKMQAFKSSLIRRELVSCPSPSPSPSPSFSAPAPSPQAVVMNNPRVFEATSFGADPSGKLDSTEALEKAIAAAFQGPKELFLMNGITNLGGAHIHLQGGIYKISQPLRLPTVGAGNLMIGGGTLLASDDFPTDGYLINLSSSSSSSSYNYEFITLKDLMLDCNYRGGGISVINSLRTSIDNCYITHFNTNGILVQQGHETYIRNSFLGQHITAGSDPGERKFSGIAINLMGNDNAVTDVVIFSAAIGIMVSGQANTLSGVHCYNKATSFGGTGIYLKLPNLTQTRILNCYLDYTRIIAEDPNQLTITNSFFLGDAYIVLKSVKGIAKRITIVDNMFSGSNKGIDIVQLEQSSVPFKEIDQVVVDRNNVQGMNIRATNARKSVQGNGTSWSVDFSPILLFPDLINHVQYSLRVNGNSFPNFALRNVSENKVVIESNIAVTARVFVMVNQAQL; this is encoded by the exons ATGGGAATGGAACCAAGAATGCAAACAAATAATGTTCTGTTCTGTTTCTTGATTATCTTCTTAATCCATGTCCATGGAGAGCAATCTCCACTTGATGATCACGGAAATCATTTCCATGATCAAATGCGAAAAATGCAAGCCTTTAAGTCTTCTTTAATCCGTCGTGAATTGGTTTCCTGTCCCtctccttctccttctccttctcctAGCTTTTCTGCTCCTGCTCCATCACCACag GCTGTTGTGATGAATAATCCAAGAGTGTTTGAAGCGACATCGTTTGGTGCAGATCCAAGTGGAAAGTTAGACAGCACAGAAGCACTTGAAAAAGCAATAGCAGCAGCATTTCAAGGTCCAAAAGAATTGTTCTTGATGAATGGAATCACTAATCTTGGAGGTGCTCATATTCATCTTCAGGGTGGAATTTACAAGATTTCTCAACCTCTGAGATTGCCTACTGTTGGAGCAGGGAACCTTATG ATTGGTGGAGGTACATTACTAGCCTCAGATGATTTTCCAACAGATGGGTATCTCATTAATTTATCATCATCCTCTTCCTCCTCGTCCTATAACTATGAGTTCATAACTCTCAAAGACCTGATGCTAGATTGCAATTACAGGGGTGGAGGCATTTCTGTTATAAACTCACTTAGGACTAGCATAGACAACTGCTACATTACCCATTTCAACACTAACGGAATTTTAGTCCAACAAGGCCATGAAACCTACATCAGAAACTCATTTCTTGGCCAGCACATTACTGCCGGGTCCGATCCAGGCGAAAGGAAGTTTTCAGGCATAGCAATAAACCTCATGGGTAACGACAATGCCGTTACTGATGTCGTTATCTTTTCAGCTGCCATAGGAATAATGGTTTCTGGTCAGGCCAATACACTTTCGGGAGTACATTGTTATAATAAGGCCACAAGTTTTGGTGGAACAGGAATTTACCTGAAGCTGCCAAATCTAACTCAGACCAGGATTTTGAATTGTTATTTGGACTACACTAGAATTATTGCTGAAGACCCTAATCAACTTACCATTACTAACAGCTTTTTCCTAGGGGATGCATATATTGTCCTGAAATCGGTTAAAGGGATTGCAAAGAGAATCACCATTGTTGATAATATGTTTTCTGGGTCTAATAAAGGGATCGACATTGTTCAATTAGAGCAATCAAGTGTTCCTTTCAAGGAAATTGATCAAGTTGTGGTGGATAGGAATAATGTTCAAGGGATGAACATAAGGGCAACGAATGCTAGGAAGTCTGTTCAAGGGAATGGAACCTCATGGAGTGTTGATTTTAGtccaattctattatttcctgacCTTATCAATCATGTTCAATACTCGTTGAGAGTAAATGGCAACTCATTTCCTAATTTTGCTCTGCGCAATGTTTCCGAAAATAAGGTTGTAATCGAATCGAATATTGCAGTAACTGCTAGGGTTTTTGTCATGGTGAATCAAGCACAGCTGTAA